The genomic DNA tgtttgccattttaacagtcaagcatgagtttgacttgtacagctaaccagtgtttagtcctgaatttgtatttcaattattttaaaaatatttttcaatgatccaaccatttAGATGTTAATGGatttatatattagtgatgtaaccaaaatttcatatcaaaataattttatttggtttgccattttaacggtcaagcttcagtttgactagtacaacaaACTAATGTTTAATCCTCaattggtgtttcaattattttaaaactagttttcaatgatccaaccatatggatgttaatagatatatattagtgatgtaaccaaaattttatatcaaaataattttatttggtttgccattttaacagtcaagcatgagtttgacttgtacaactaaccagtgtttagtcctgaatttgtgtttcgattattttaaaaatattttttgacgatccaaccgtatggatttcaatagatatataaccaaattttaatattaaaacaattttatttgattttccattttaacagtcaagtatcagtCTAACTAGTACAACTAAAGTGTTTAGTTCTAAATttgtgtttcaattattttaaaaatatttttcaacgatccaaccatatggatgttaatagatatatattagtgatgtaaccaaaatttcatatcaaaataattttatttggtttgccattttaacggTCAACCTTCAGTTTGACTATTACAAcaaactagtgtttaatcctcaattggtgtttcaattttttaaaaatagttttcaacgatccaaccatatggatgttaaaagatatatatattagtgatgtaaccaaaatttcatctcaaaataattttatttggtttgccattatAACAGTCAAGGATGAGTTTAACTTGTACAAcaaactagtgtttagtcctgaatttgtgtttagattattttaaaaatatttttcgacgatccaactgtatgaatgtcaatagatatatactAATGATAtgaccaaaatttcatatcaaaataattttatttggtttgtcattttaacagtcaaacatgagtttgacttttacaactaactagtgtttcaattattttaaaaatatttctcaataatccaaatgtttggatacaaatagatatatataatagtgatataaccaaaatttaatattaaaataatgttatttgattttccattttaacagtcaagtattaatttgactagtacaactaactagtgtttagttctgaatttatgttttgattattttaaaaatatttttcacttatccaaccatatggatgtcaatagatgtatatatattagtgatataaccaaaattttatatcaaaataattttattttgtttgttattttaacagtcaagtttgactagtacatctaactaatatttaatcctgaattggtgtttcgattattttataaatatttttcaacgatcaaacaatatggatgtaaatagatatatattagttatataaccaaaatttcatatcaaaataattttatttggtttttcATTTTCACAGTAAAAcatgagtttgacttgtacaactaAGTAGtttttaatcctgaattggtgtttcgattattttaaaaatattttttttaataatccaaccgtttggatttcaatagatatatatataatagtgatataacgaaaatttaatattaaaacaatgtcatttgatttgccattttaacaatcaagtatcagtttgactagtatagctaaccagtgtttagttctgaatatgtgtttcgattattttaaaaatatttttcacctatcaaaccatatggatgtcaatagatacatatattagtgatataaccaaaatttaatatcaaaataattttattaggtttgtcattttaacagtcaagcatgagtgTGACTAGTACAATAAACTATTGTTTAATACTGAattgatgtttcgattattttataaatatttttcaatgatcaaACCATATGgatgtaaataaataaatatactatatatattagtgatataaccaaaattttatatcaaaataattttatttggtttgtcattttaacagtcaaacatgagtttgacttgtacaactaactagtgtttaaccctgaattggtgtttcgattattttaaaaatatttttcaataatccaaccgtttggatttcaatagatatatataatagtgatataaccaaaatttaatattaaaacaATGTTATTTGATTAGCCATTTTAACAATCgagtatcagtttgactagtacacctaaccagtgtttagttctgaatttgtgtttcgattattttaaaactatttttcacTTATCCACccatatgaatatatatatatatatattagtgatataatcaatatttcatattaaataattttatcaaaatatttaatttttttatgaaatTTCTGAAATGTCACCCAAACAGATAAAGGTTGATATTAttatggttggatcatgaaataatatttttaaaaattgaaaatatcaaaaattatGTGCTAATTTACGACGGAATTCATCATAAATTATTCTCCGCAAAAAAtttgagaaaagtcaaatttaccgccaaaattttggggaaaaagtaGAATTTCCCTCTTTGAATTTTGGGGAATTGGGGTAGATATGAATTCGGGGGCTAAAATCTGGGAAGAATCAATAGGATTGTGAGAGATTTGGGGCTAAAAAAGTTTACTTGTCACAAATTTTCCAAGGCCAGCCTGAACCGAGGTTTAATTCATTTAATTTAGTAATTTTTTCAAGATTAACTTTGTAAGACTTTGAGCATATAGTTTATTTTGGTATAGCGAATGGGGGTAGATATGAATTTTAGGGTTAAGAATCCAAGAAGTCACTAATTTTTGTTTACTTATTTTATTTATCGATGTTTGAAGACTGTTCGGAGTTTGAATTATTTACTACGTTTTTAGAGGAGGTCAGATTAAAATCACTACAAAAAAATGGGTAAATACAACCGGAAaaaaaccggttgtatttagttaaattcgaccgttttcggttgtatttagctaaatacaactgGTTTTTCGGCCGGTCGAAAATGCTCGAGTAATATTTAGTAAACCGGTCGTATTTAGTATACGaccggctaaatacaaccgtttAAATTCGACCAAAATCGGTAGAATTTGTTTTtcacctaaaatttgaaaatcccgcccaaaaatttgaaattttgaatttttttgaaacttCCGCCTGAAACATAAATTCGACCGTATACGATTATAAACATTGttctaaattcgaccgaatgcggtcGAATTAACGAGCAccagattttaaaaaaaaaatctcgCCGAAAAAATTCTCAGATTCCGGCGAGTTTCAAAAAATACGATAATCATTCCAATAACTCCGATGTTGCAAAAAAGGGTTTTTTCGGTCCAATTTCACACAACAAATTAGTTTACATCATTTGCACAATTCAAATATAACCTCAACAAAGACATATCAATTATATAATGCATTTTCCGATTAAAATCATAACTTTTCGGCCAAACTCGAAATCATGTAAATCTCAACAAAATTCAACAAACTAGTATCCCAAGCATAGCTAATAACGTACAATCGATTAtcaataattatattaatataaaaCAATTCATCAAGAACAAATATATGAATCAAAAATCATACCAAATTTAATTTATACAAATTTCAAGTTTTCACTTCAAAAATTTCATACATATACTCCTCCAACTTTCTTAAACACAAACCCATAATAAAAACGAAATTAAAACACCAAATTTTAAAAACCCACCTAAGTTTTTGTTCGAAAAATAAAGATAAAAAATGGTTTTTGAGATGCGGGTAATTGAGTTGTAGAAAAATAGAAGAAAAGGGAATTGGTAAAGGAATAAAGAGGGATTGGCcggaaaaaaataaaaagttggccggaaaaagaaaaaggagggGGGAGGGGAGCCGGGGAGGGCAAGAATGAACAGGGGGAAAGGGAACGGGGGTGCACTATGCCATAGATGCCCTATCGCAATCGTTTAATCATGCGTGTTAAAAAAATATGTTACCTTAGCtatgctcatcttagcctaccgcaaCGTAGTATTTTTTATGTTACCATAGCCTTTGTACCATGTTACTATAACTTCAAAGTGTTACATACGGTAACATGTGGAaatttatgttacaatagggtggTAATAGATAAAAAAGTAActttttacaaaaaaataaatatatataattatttgacttgaaaattaatcaattttgataatttaattaaacaataatattaatattagctaagaatgataaaatagtttttttgttaaattttgttaactgtactaattagtaactgataatttttattaataaaaaaattgaacactctttaaatttaaaagtttattaaaaaaataaaaaataaaagtgAAATTAGGGACAGTTGTTTGAACTCTTGTTGGGCTCTCATTGGACTCAGATCAGGTGACTTCAAAATTTTGAGAGAGCGGGCTCAAAATTTTGAGGAAGCATCTCTCTCAATCTAAAAATATCTAAACATCTAAACATCTCTCACAGTTGCTCTATCACATTCTAAAATTCTCTCTCTCAGTCACTCTCAATTTTCAATTGAACTGAATTATAGATTAGCTAGGTCTTTGTTCAATTGATTCGCGCCCTATCAATTTAGGGCTTCACTGCAAAAGGATTCAACCGGGTCGTCTTGTTTTACATTCATGTTTCTCAACACAATTGGTGTGGGGCTTCACTGATATCGGGTCTTCTTGTTCTACAATCGATTATTCTTCTGCAATCGGGTTTCTCAATTAGGGTTTTATCTAAAGGTATTTTTCCAAATTGGATTTTTATAATTAGGGTTTTTTTGTGTTATTGGCTTTTATATGTTTATATGAGTTTTTCTCTGTTTATTTGTATGTAGATGCTTGCGGAGATTGTCTCGTCTAGGTCTGCACTTTCAGTTAAGGAACGATTTGTTTATTTATatgtttttgttgatttttgGGATTTTTTTTTGAAGTTTTAATTGAATCTTGTGATAATTTTTGAGATATAGACTACTTCTAGTTCTTTAATTTAGTGATTTTTGTACCTTTTCTAATAGTACTGATTGGTATGAGTATTAGGTGTAGCTATTTATCTATCAATCATTTATCTAtcttttgattaatatagttgtAGTGATGTACTTCTAGAGGTCGATACAGAAAAGCTTTTGTGGTATGACCTTGACAAGAATAAAGTCAAGAAGGTTAGGATGCGTGGGATTCCTGTCGAGTGTAATTCATTTGTATACACCGAGAATCTCCTAACCGAGAATCTCCTAAAGCTCACAATGGATAAACCACTGCTGCATAAGTTTACTGTACAGAAGCCATCCAAAGACAAACAAGATAAGAATCAAACTGAGAGAAGGTAAAAAATGTGCAGTTATTGTAATATTAAGCATTACTATACTAGAACATTTCATGAATCAGATGAGTTATAAATGTACATGCAACTAACACGCCATCTTTTTGTTTCTCTCTGTTGAGAGTGTTGGTATAACCTAGTAATTTGTTAATTTCCGTTGTTGCAGCTAAGAAGAGGTAAGTACTGATTTTTTCTTTACGATCCCATATGGAATGCTGGTTGCTTGCGGAGGGATCACTGGATTTATCAAGAACGGAAGCACTGCGTCTCTTGGCGGAGGTCTTGGCATAGGTCTATTGCTCATTTTAGCTGGATATTTGAGTCTCAATGCTTTTCATAAGCTAGCTAATTCCTTTTTCGCTTTCATTCTTGAGACTGGTAATCTatatttttattgttttcttCTTTATACATATTTATGTTGTCACATTTAAAATGATACTTTCTATTATTTCTATGTATTTATGAACATGCTATTTTATTTTTGTAATGGATTAAGAATGAAATCAATAATGGATACCAAATGTTGGTACTGAATAAGAATAATAGGTTTGCTAAAAACTTCTTTCGGTCTAAACATACCAGTGTAGAAGAGACAATGTATTTAAACTTCGGAATTGAATAATCTCAATAATTGAATAAAATTCTCCTTGAATGTTAGTTATCGATATTTAAGTGTACATACAGGCTGGAGGGATTTATAGTCCCCACTAAacccaaaaataaaaaaaaatactaatcatattatgatatatgattggaaataatttTTGCCCCCAGTagagaatttttttttataaagagATGTCTGACTTGTatgtttttaatttattttagtgCCCTGTCCCCTGAGTTAAGGTTTTCTAGCTCTACCATTGCTTTTTGATATAGATTCTTGTGGATCTATTAGTTAGCACATATTTAGATGCTGTTTAGGAAGACCAGGGAAAATAAACATCTGTTTAGCATGTGAAGAATATAGAACCTAAGTTTGTACACCTTTCTTTACTTATGCTTAGATTGTAGAATATTATTACAGAAGTAATGCAAAGTTTTGACTGGTGATAATCTTGTAAATTTGAATTGATTATGAAATTGGCAGCGCTGAATTTAACGCCTAGTGATATTCATACGCAGTTTGTGCTACGGCGCTTACATGGATCATGGGGCAACATTATGCTGAAACATCAAAAATAATGTCAGCTGGGATTGTTGCAGGGATCAGGTAATTTATATCTTCACATCTGCAGTTTGTTCATTTAAATTTACAACTGAATCTGTATAAAACAGATGTTAAAGCAAGATATGTGATTTTGTTGAATTTACTTATCTGAGGGGTTTCTTAGCACCAGAACAGTCAGTTAATATACATTGTTCTGTCATGGATGCGAAATTCATTTTTAGAGGTTGTCGGCCTTTTTGACATATA from Apium graveolens cultivar Ventura chromosome 5, ASM990537v1, whole genome shotgun sequence includes the following:
- the LOC141659760 gene encoding protein FATTY ACID EXPORT 6-like is translated as MLVACGGITGFIKNGSTASLGGGLGIGLLLILAGYLSLNAFHKLANSFFAFILETVCATALTWIMGQHYAETSKIMSAGIVAGIRCIFVEPVFLELHATAIYGVVVGGNWGGGL